Proteins encoded together in one Cicer arietinum cultivar CDC Frontier isolate Library 1 chromosome 4, Cicar.CDCFrontier_v2.0, whole genome shotgun sequence window:
- the LOC101514582 gene encoding uncharacterized protein: MNSAFKTTLTHSNPNRLSSTLRLFHSTPPLERKRRNNWESRCNHYSRRFRRMQAKQSLLRNVNAYAEFMFQSWKEDNDEDDPSSSRDTSWFKKQYSPKDFGRQNNGNQGRYHYRKYHEFCEEDIDVENIFRSAFGGNRFFYWSFINEENPQWRRSEGFSNYGKSWKWRRQSDNGYGSSTDSESESESETSRSNSVSDRLALGLSASGPLKLEDVKIAYRACALKWHPDRHQGSSKVIAEEKFKHCSAAYQSLCDKLAVN, translated from the exons atgaatagcGCCTTCAAAACTACCTTGACTCACTCAAACCCTAATCGTCTCTCTTCCACCCTCAGACTCTTTCATTCCACTCCTCCTTTGGAACGCAAAAGGCGAAATAATTGGGAATCT AGATGCAACCATTATTCGAGAAGATTTAGAAGGATGCAGGCGAAACAATCGTTGCTTCGCAATGTCAATGCTTATGCAGAATTCATGTTTCAG AGCTGGAAAGaagataatgatgaagatgatcCATCTTCAAGCCGAGACACCTCGtggtttaaaaaacaatattctCCTAAGGACTTTGGAAGGCAAAATAATGGCAATCAAGGAAGATATCATTACAGAA agtatcatgaattttgtgaagaagatATTGATGTTGAAAACATTTTCCGCTCTGCCTTTGGTGGCAATCGATTTTTCTATTGGTCATTTATAAATGAGGAAAATCCTCAATGGAGGAGGTCAGAAGGCTTTTCTAATTATGGGAAATCTTGGAAGTGGAGACGTCAGAGTGACAATGGATACGGCTCCTCAACTGACTCTGAGTCCGAGTCTGAGTCTGAGACTTCACGTTCAAATTCAGTTTCAGATAGATTAGCCCTTGGATTGAGTGCTTCTGGTCCTCTGAAACTTGAAGATGTGAAAATTGC gtACCGGGCATGTGCCCTTAAATGGCATCCTGATCGTCATCAAGGCTCTTCCAAG GTTATTGCAGAGGAAAAGTTCAAGCATTGCAGTGCAGCCTATCAATCTTTGTGTGATAAGTTGGCAGTAAATTAA
- the LOC140920024 gene encoding uncharacterized protein: protein MKSLFIAQEVYKVVQDGYDQLGQNPTYVKRATFKDSRKNDCKALFYIQQSVYTNNFEKISKVSTSKEARDILVKYYIGGDNSRKVKLQALRRQYELLQIEEAEKRSVAKTCEQALKSQVSKRANQDEEKYKRGKGKSKWHKNMNMMKMLEIQRIKTVVTIIARNLMATKGKVKRKEDEALMAQEDDSNSDNVLLMATTKSDDERYELWYLDTGCSNHMTSHKEWFVSINEKVKRETKFVDNITMTDEGVGKELIQRRNGNQSFIYDVLYVPNMKNSLLSFGKLMKKGYSMKIKHGQINMFDSSRRLV from the exons ATGAAGTCATTGTTTATAGCTCAAGAAGTGTATAAAGTGGTGCAAGATGGGTATGATCAGCTTGGTCAAAATCCAACATATGTGAAACGAGCAACATTCAAGGATTCAAGAAAAAATGATTGCAAGGCTTTATTTTACATTCAGCAAAGTGTTTATACCAATAACTTTGAGAAAATTTCAAAGGTCTCCACATCAAAAGAAGCTCGGGATATCTTGGTGAAATATTATATTGGTGGTGATAACAGTAGGAAGGTGAAGCTTCAAGCCCTGAGGAGACAATATGAGCTGCTGCAAATCGAAGAAGCTGAAA AAAGAAGTGTGGCAAAAACATGTGAGCAAGCCCTTAAATCTCAAGTTAGTAAAAGAGCTAATCAAGATGAAGAGAAATATAAAAGGGGAAAAGGTAAGTCTAAGTGGCACAAGAACATGAATATGATGAAGATGCTGGAAATTCAAAGAATCAAAACAGTGGTGACAATTATAGCAAGAAATCTAATGGCAACAAAGGGG AAAGTAAAGAGAAAAGAAGATGAAGCTCTGATGGCTCAAGAAGATGATTCAAACTCAGACAATGTGTTATTGATGGCTACTACTAAGTCAGATGATGAACGTTATGAATTATGGTATCTTGATACAGGCTGCTCCAATCACATGACGAGTCACAAAGAATGGTTTGTAAGTATTAATGAGAAGGTGAAAAGGGAGACCAAATTTGTTGATAACATCACAATGACTGATGAGGGTGTTGGTAAAGAATTGATTCAAAGAAGAAATGGTAATCAATCATTCATATATGATGTTCTTTATGTACCAAACATGAAGAATAGTCTCTTGAGTTTTGGAAAATTGATGAAGAAGGGATACTCAATGAAGATAAAGCAtggtcaaataaatatgtttgatagTTCAAGGAGACTAGTTTAA